A genomic stretch from Psilocybe cubensis strain MGC-MH-2018 chromosome 1, whole genome shotgun sequence includes:
- a CDS encoding Maintenance of telomere capping protein 1, with protein MASKKSKQEEALKFLDDLDSFAPPPEVASADNGSQPAAGAPGSGNEGEAAEVLAFLDEITQKSTEPTRATTAHISRSGTPTLRKSTERVRLGGGSSLLPSASSSTSSLNRTASSDAQRAREKSESTTSVQSQAQASSGGWGWGSVWSSASAAIQQAKTVVDEQVKHLPKNEQARKWGEGVIEYAKTAQLDKLGQDFKRVGLSTLTDILNVVAPPISEHEVIQVWLSHDMQGYEGIEPLAYRALARILEQVEGGDLVVNRGNESRPKEGSEGRDLNTVDGYEAALKLAQVNIEDVIKKNDKATSTTKNSANATTYSHVYLRIQPFFSTLSQPPTKSETKQEPSQYLQFLIYLDDPEHKLTHVTVTQAVPSKWIALWDEYDWVEDLIADSLRIGVEVIGQEYVVERMGWASKADSLNEEPASTDSTEDKAEGSTIAV; from the exons ATGGCATCTAAGAAATCTAAACAGGAGGAGGCTCTCAAATTTCTCGACGATCTTGATTCTTTCGCACCGCCACCTGAGGTAGCCAGCGCCGACAATGGCTCACAACCAGCGGCAGGAGCACCTGGGTCAGGAAACGAAGGAGAGGCTGCTGAAGTCCTTGCTTTTCTTGACGAGATTACTCAAAAGAGCACAGAACCAACAAGAGCCACCACTGCTCACATCTCTCGCTCTGGCACACCAACGCTGAGAAAGAGTACCGAACGTGTGCGGTTGGGAGGGGGGTCCTCCCTGCTTCCATCAGCATCTTCATCCACCTCTTCGTTGAATAGAACCGCGAGTTCCGATGCTCAACGTGCGAGGGAGAAATCTGAATCTACGACTTCTGTTCAATCCCAAGCCCAAGCGAGCTCagggggatggggatggggatcaGTGTGGTCATCTGCTTCTGCAGCCATTCAACAGGCCAAGACGGTTGTTGATGAGCAAGTGAAACATCTACCAAAGAACGAGCAAGCTCGGAAATGGGGAGAAGGGGTCATAGAATATGCGAAGACTGCGCAACTTGATAAATTAG GTCAAGATTTCAAGCGTGTCGGTCTCTCTACCCTAACAGATATTCTCAACGTCGTCGCTCCTCCCATCTCTGAACATGAAGTCATTCAGGTTTGGTTAAGCCATGATATGCAAGGATATGAAGGTATTGAACCTCTGGCCTATCGCGCTCTTGCTAGG ATCTTGGAACAGGTAGAGGGTGGGGACCTTGTGGTAAATCGAGGCAACGAATCGCGACCTAAAGAAGGAAGTGAAGGACGTGACCTAAATACAGTAGACGGCTACGAAGCAGCGCTGAAGCTTGCTCAG GTAAACATCGAAGATGTGATCAAGAAAAATGACAAAGCGACGTCCACGACTAAGAATTCAGCGAATGCCACTACATATTCCCATGTATATCTCCGGATTCAACCATTTTTCTCTACCCTTTCGCAGCCACCTACGAAATCCGAGACGAAGCAAGAACCATCTCAATACCTTCAGTTCCTTATCTATCTCGATGACCCGGAGCATAAGCTCACCCACGTTACAGTTACTCAGGCTGTCCCAAGCAAATGGATTGCCCTGTGGGATGAATATGACTGGGTCGAGGACCTGATTGCCGACTCGTTGAGGATCGGGGTGGAGGTCATTGGGCAAGAATATGTTGTTGAACGAATGGGGTGGGCCTCCAAAGCTGATAGTTTGAACGAAGAACCAGCGAGCACTGACTCGACTGAAGACAAAGCAGAAGGGTCGACAATCGCTGTGTAA